A window from Rhineura floridana isolate rRhiFlo1 chromosome 17, rRhiFlo1.hap2, whole genome shotgun sequence encodes these proteins:
- the BUD31 gene encoding protein BUD31 homolog, which produces MPKVKRSRKPPPDGWELIEPTLDELDQKMREAETEPHEGKRKVESLWPIFRIHHQKTRYIFDLFYKRKAISRELYEYCIKEGYADKNLIAKWKKQGYENLCCLRCIQTRDTNFGTNCICRVPKSKLEVGRIIECTHCGCRGCSG; this is translated from the exons ATGCCCAAGGTGAAGAGGAGTAGAAAACCTCCTCCAGATGGTTGGGAATTGATTGAACCAACCTTAGATGAGCTagatcaaaaaatgagagaaG CTGAGACTGAACCACATGAAGGGAAGAGGAAAGTGGAATCTCTCTGGCCCATCTTCAGAATTCATCATCAGAAAACACGTTACATTTTTGATCTCTTCTATAAGAGAAAAGCCATTAGCAGAG AGTTGTACGAGTATTGCATTAAAGAAGGCTATGCAGACAAAAACTTAATTGCAAAGTGGAAGAAACAAGGTTATGAAAACCTCTGCTGTTTGCGCTGCATCCAGACCCGGGATACCAACTTTGGAACTAactgcatctgcagagtgcctaAAAGCAAACTGGAAGTG GGGAGAATAATTGAGTGTACGCACTGTGGGTGCAGAGGCTGCTCTGGATGA